One Clavelina lepadiformis chromosome 1, kaClaLepa1.1, whole genome shotgun sequence genomic region harbors:
- the LOC143460390 gene encoding interleukin-1 receptor accessory protein-like isoform X2, with translation MSEYLESCTMYCLEDLPDNLKDSSPHLLLSASTSDLKQPGTDPVKEEEFSGSSEPDYDQCNHEDLNITVAKNWPAELLCHDRFNFYEEYDSFSFQCKIFDTNSQLLHEYSATYDYYYYSVTESTSNGTFHIEGITEPSYYRLQLTKEDGSKCEAKNIRLIPVDVENQTHCGDALKSSLENLQHEKLEVQCDRKRQELVCKLPKNIPEVLRSDGYDVTWYRDCDPLPNDMYKNTDYGFSMLELLAQDILPGYYSCRITYRGASIFGTHYQLVSQDTLSDSISLQWESAFNSKQGRTGENVTLECTGVVSDPQITISWKQNKIFQMCDLRYPWRKTNNSCSVSRSEELLTEMNDTDGCNFYKYRYSTTLTIENFQPEDAASYQCIVYPGRESSEKQATIIVENVDDDEQRDHIILIGLAVILFVVLLCGVVMNCFSTELKLVAKKYLASYEKDHRSYTAFLSYSFNKEKDDEGLKPFINDLLQWCEQRMYRVYDERTSDVGGLHYSKISKIISDCYRIIIVLTPCYIKPGTDNRHHFAAQMSIVSNIEDKTQSVFVLLPTVKKQLRDGRAAGDQTCNSLLTAMELKRNTVIEWKGTKGKCRFYKELEVAMPKLKPQKKYSNEAFDSCA, from the exons ATGTCAGAATACCTTGAGTCATGCACTATGTACTGTTTGGAGGATTTGCCCGACAATTTAAAAG ACTCTTCACCACACCTCCTGTTAAGTGCTTCGACTTCTGATTTGAAGCAACCTGGAACAGATCCTGTGAAGGAAGAAGAGTTTTCAG GGTCGTCGGAACCGGACTATGACCAATGCAATCATGAAGATTTGAACATCACCGTGGCTAAAAATTGGCCTGCTGAACTGCTATGCCATGACCGGTTTAACTTCTACGAAGAATACGattcattttcttttcaa TGCAAAATCTTCGACACAAACTCTCAACTATTGCACGAGTATTCAGCGACCTACGACTATTACTACTACTCTGTCACAGAATCAACTTCGAATGGAACGTTCCATATAGAGGGCATAACGGAGCCTTCGTATTATCGTTTGCAATTG ACTAAAGAAGACGGTTCAAAGTGCGAAGCTAAAAATATTCGTCTGATTCCTGTGGATGTGGAAAACCAGACACACTGTGGCGATGCCTTGAAATCATCGTTGGAAAATTTGCAGCATGAAAAACTAGAAGTCCAATGTGATCGGAAGAGGCAGGAATTAGTCTGCAAAC TGCCCAAAAACATTCCAGAAGTTTTACGTAGCGACGGGTATGACGTAACTTGGTATCGAGACTGTGACCCCCTCCCCAATGACATGTACAAAAATACCGATTACGGATTTtccatgctcgag TTACTCGCTCAAGATATTTTACCCGGGTATTATTCATGTCGAATAACCTACCGAGGAGCATCGATATTCGGCACACATTATCAATTGGTGTCGCAAG ATACACTTAGTGACTCTATAAGTCTGCAATGGGAGTCTGCTTTTAACAGCAAGCAGGGGAGGACCGGTGAAAATGTGACTTTGGAATGCACGGGGGTTGTCAGTGATCCCCAAATTACCATCTCATGGAAACagaataaaat ATTTCAGATGTGCGATCTGCGATATCCGTGGCggaaaacaaacaacagttGTTCAGT TTCAAGGTCGGAGGAACTTCTTACTGAAATGAACGACACTGACGGCTGTAACTTTTACAAGTACCGATATTCAACAACGTTGACCATCGA GAATTTTCAACCCGAAGACGCGGCGAGCTACCAATGCATAGTTTATCCTGGCCGGGAAAGTTCTGAAAAACAAGCGACCATTATTGTGGAGAATGTGGACGATGACGAACAAAGAGATCACATCATTTTAATTGGACTTGCGG TGATACTGTTTGTTGTGTTGTTGTGTGGAGTTGTGATGAACTGTTTCTCAACCGAACTGAAGCTTGTGGCGAAAAAATATTTGGCAAGCTATGAAAAAG ATCATCGTTCTTACACCGCGTTCCTCTCTTATTCGTTTAACAAAGAAAAGGACGATGAAGGATTAAAACCATTCATCAACGATCTGCTGCAATGGTGCGAACAAAGAATGTACAGAGTGTATGACGAACGGACGAGCGATGTTGGAG GACTCCACTACAGCAAGATAAGCAAAATCATCTCAGACTGCTATCGCATCATTATTGTCTTGACGCCCTGCTATATTAAGCCAGGTACAGACAACAGACACCACTTCGCTGCACAAATG AGTATTGTGAGCAACATTGAAGACAAGACCCAGTCAGTATTTGTTCTCTTACCCACAGTTAAGAAGCAATTACGAGATGGGAGGGCGGCGGGCGACCAAACATGCAACAGTCTTTTGACCGCTATGGAGCTCAAG CGCAATACTGTCATCGAGTGGAAAGGAACTAAGGGGAAGTGCCGATTTTATAAAGAACTCGAAGTTGCAATGCCCAAACTTAAACCGCAAAAAAAATACAGCAATGAAGCCTTCGATTCATGTGCGTAG
- the LOC143460390 gene encoding uncharacterized protein LOC143460390 isoform X4: MKYYILTVCSLVFFCTNWTTSEQSTDSSPHLLLSASTSDLKQPGTDPVKEEEFSGSSEPDYDQCNHEDLNITVAKNWPAELLCHDRFNFYEEYDSFSFQCKIFDTNSQLLHEYSATYDYYYYSVTESTSNGTFHIEGITEPSYYRLQLTKEDGSKCEAKNIRLIPVDVENQTHCGDALKSSLENLQHEKLEVQCDRKRQELVCKLPKNIPEVLRSDGYDVTWYRDCDPLPNDMYKNTDYGFSMLELLAQDILPGYYSCRITYRGASIFGTHYQLVSQDTLSDSISLQWESAFNSKQGRTGENVTLECTGVVSDPQITISWKQNKIFQMCDLRYPWRKTNNSCSVSRSEELLTEMNDTDGCNFYKYRYSTTLTIENFQPEDAASYQCIVYPGRESSEKQATIIVENVDDDEQRDHIILIGLAVILFVVLLCGVVMNCFSTELKLVAKKYLASYEKDHRSYTAFLSYSFNKEKDDEGLKPFINDLLQWCEQRMYRVYDERTSDVGGLHYSKISKIISDCYRIIIVLTPCYIKPGTDNRHHFAAQMV, encoded by the exons ATGAAGtattacattttaactgtGTGCTCTCTTGTGTTCTTTTGTACAAATTGGACGACTTCAGAGCAAAGTACAG ACTCTTCACCACACCTCCTGTTAAGTGCTTCGACTTCTGATTTGAAGCAACCTGGAACAGATCCTGTGAAGGAAGAAGAGTTTTCAG GGTCGTCGGAACCGGACTATGACCAATGCAATCATGAAGATTTGAACATCACCGTGGCTAAAAATTGGCCTGCTGAACTGCTATGCCATGACCGGTTTAACTTCTACGAAGAATACGattcattttcttttcaa TGCAAAATCTTCGACACAAACTCTCAACTATTGCACGAGTATTCAGCGACCTACGACTATTACTACTACTCTGTCACAGAATCAACTTCGAATGGAACGTTCCATATAGAGGGCATAACGGAGCCTTCGTATTATCGTTTGCAATTG ACTAAAGAAGACGGTTCAAAGTGCGAAGCTAAAAATATTCGTCTGATTCCTGTGGATGTGGAAAACCAGACACACTGTGGCGATGCCTTGAAATCATCGTTGGAAAATTTGCAGCATGAAAAACTAGAAGTCCAATGTGATCGGAAGAGGCAGGAATTAGTCTGCAAAC TGCCCAAAAACATTCCAGAAGTTTTACGTAGCGACGGGTATGACGTAACTTGGTATCGAGACTGTGACCCCCTCCCCAATGACATGTACAAAAATACCGATTACGGATTTtccatgctcgag TTACTCGCTCAAGATATTTTACCCGGGTATTATTCATGTCGAATAACCTACCGAGGAGCATCGATATTCGGCACACATTATCAATTGGTGTCGCAAG ATACACTTAGTGACTCTATAAGTCTGCAATGGGAGTCTGCTTTTAACAGCAAGCAGGGGAGGACCGGTGAAAATGTGACTTTGGAATGCACGGGGGTTGTCAGTGATCCCCAAATTACCATCTCATGGAAACagaataaaat ATTTCAGATGTGCGATCTGCGATATCCGTGGCggaaaacaaacaacagttGTTCAGT TTCAAGGTCGGAGGAACTTCTTACTGAAATGAACGACACTGACGGCTGTAACTTTTACAAGTACCGATATTCAACAACGTTGACCATCGA GAATTTTCAACCCGAAGACGCGGCGAGCTACCAATGCATAGTTTATCCTGGCCGGGAAAGTTCTGAAAAACAAGCGACCATTATTGTGGAGAATGTGGACGATGACGAACAAAGAGATCACATCATTTTAATTGGACTTGCGG TGATACTGTTTGTTGTGTTGTTGTGTGGAGTTGTGATGAACTGTTTCTCAACCGAACTGAAGCTTGTGGCGAAAAAATATTTGGCAAGCTATGAAAAAG ATCATCGTTCTTACACCGCGTTCCTCTCTTATTCGTTTAACAAAGAAAAGGACGATGAAGGATTAAAACCATTCATCAACGATCTGCTGCAATGGTGCGAACAAAGAATGTACAGAGTGTATGACGAACGGACGAGCGATGTTGGAG GACTCCACTACAGCAAGATAAGCAAAATCATCTCAGACTGCTATCGCATCATTATTGTCTTGACGCCCTGCTATATTAAGCCAGGTACAGACAACAGACACCACTTCGCTGCACAAATGGTATGA
- the LOC143460390 gene encoding interleukin-1 receptor accessory protein-like isoform X1, with amino-acid sequence MKYYILTVCSLVFFCTNWTTSEQSTDSSPHLLLSASTSDLKQPGTDPVKEEEFSGSSEPDYDQCNHEDLNITVAKNWPAELLCHDRFNFYEEYDSFSFQCKIFDTNSQLLHEYSATYDYYYYSVTESTSNGTFHIEGITEPSYYRLQLTKEDGSKCEAKNIRLIPVDVENQTHCGDALKSSLENLQHEKLEVQCDRKRQELVCKLPKNIPEVLRSDGYDVTWYRDCDPLPNDMYKNTDYGFSMLELLAQDILPGYYSCRITYRGASIFGTHYQLVSQDTLSDSISLQWESAFNSKQGRTGENVTLECTGVVSDPQITISWKQNKIFQMCDLRYPWRKTNNSCSVSRSEELLTEMNDTDGCNFYKYRYSTTLTIENFQPEDAASYQCIVYPGRESSEKQATIIVENVDDDEQRDHIILIGLAVILFVVLLCGVVMNCFSTELKLVAKKYLASYEKDHRSYTAFLSYSFNKEKDDEGLKPFINDLLQWCEQRMYRVYDERTSDVGGLHYSKISKIISDCYRIIIVLTPCYIKPGTDNRHHFAAQMSIVSNIEDKTQSVFVLLPTVKKQLRDGRAAGDQTCNSLLTAMELKRNTVIEWKGTKGKCRFYKELEVAMPKLKPQKKYSNEAFDSCA; translated from the exons ATGAAGtattacattttaactgtGTGCTCTCTTGTGTTCTTTTGTACAAATTGGACGACTTCAGAGCAAAGTACAG ACTCTTCACCACACCTCCTGTTAAGTGCTTCGACTTCTGATTTGAAGCAACCTGGAACAGATCCTGTGAAGGAAGAAGAGTTTTCAG GGTCGTCGGAACCGGACTATGACCAATGCAATCATGAAGATTTGAACATCACCGTGGCTAAAAATTGGCCTGCTGAACTGCTATGCCATGACCGGTTTAACTTCTACGAAGAATACGattcattttcttttcaa TGCAAAATCTTCGACACAAACTCTCAACTATTGCACGAGTATTCAGCGACCTACGACTATTACTACTACTCTGTCACAGAATCAACTTCGAATGGAACGTTCCATATAGAGGGCATAACGGAGCCTTCGTATTATCGTTTGCAATTG ACTAAAGAAGACGGTTCAAAGTGCGAAGCTAAAAATATTCGTCTGATTCCTGTGGATGTGGAAAACCAGACACACTGTGGCGATGCCTTGAAATCATCGTTGGAAAATTTGCAGCATGAAAAACTAGAAGTCCAATGTGATCGGAAGAGGCAGGAATTAGTCTGCAAAC TGCCCAAAAACATTCCAGAAGTTTTACGTAGCGACGGGTATGACGTAACTTGGTATCGAGACTGTGACCCCCTCCCCAATGACATGTACAAAAATACCGATTACGGATTTtccatgctcgag TTACTCGCTCAAGATATTTTACCCGGGTATTATTCATGTCGAATAACCTACCGAGGAGCATCGATATTCGGCACACATTATCAATTGGTGTCGCAAG ATACACTTAGTGACTCTATAAGTCTGCAATGGGAGTCTGCTTTTAACAGCAAGCAGGGGAGGACCGGTGAAAATGTGACTTTGGAATGCACGGGGGTTGTCAGTGATCCCCAAATTACCATCTCATGGAAACagaataaaat ATTTCAGATGTGCGATCTGCGATATCCGTGGCggaaaacaaacaacagttGTTCAGT TTCAAGGTCGGAGGAACTTCTTACTGAAATGAACGACACTGACGGCTGTAACTTTTACAAGTACCGATATTCAACAACGTTGACCATCGA GAATTTTCAACCCGAAGACGCGGCGAGCTACCAATGCATAGTTTATCCTGGCCGGGAAAGTTCTGAAAAACAAGCGACCATTATTGTGGAGAATGTGGACGATGACGAACAAAGAGATCACATCATTTTAATTGGACTTGCGG TGATACTGTTTGTTGTGTTGTTGTGTGGAGTTGTGATGAACTGTTTCTCAACCGAACTGAAGCTTGTGGCGAAAAAATATTTGGCAAGCTATGAAAAAG ATCATCGTTCTTACACCGCGTTCCTCTCTTATTCGTTTAACAAAGAAAAGGACGATGAAGGATTAAAACCATTCATCAACGATCTGCTGCAATGGTGCGAACAAAGAATGTACAGAGTGTATGACGAACGGACGAGCGATGTTGGAG GACTCCACTACAGCAAGATAAGCAAAATCATCTCAGACTGCTATCGCATCATTATTGTCTTGACGCCCTGCTATATTAAGCCAGGTACAGACAACAGACACCACTTCGCTGCACAAATG AGTATTGTGAGCAACATTGAAGACAAGACCCAGTCAGTATTTGTTCTCTTACCCACAGTTAAGAAGCAATTACGAGATGGGAGGGCGGCGGGCGACCAAACATGCAACAGTCTTTTGACCGCTATGGAGCTCAAG CGCAATACTGTCATCGAGTGGAAAGGAACTAAGGGGAAGTGCCGATTTTATAAAGAACTCGAAGTTGCAATGCCCAAACTTAAACCGCAAAAAAAATACAGCAATGAAGCCTTCGATTCATGTGCGTAG
- the LOC143449022 gene encoding 5-hydroxytryptamine receptor 3A-like, with product MTNVKIFAIFLSLLSFVAHFVSSKTASKAGIATVSKATSSATSEIRSSQKIASTVAETYSSVNGSSDATARLKTYLLSVIGYDKSLRPVRHQNNKTYVEYDLTYRQVLELNEKSQILKSLFFTRMSWNDNILKWNPSEFENITQILLPATDVWMPDIVCYEEVGQKSYSPRIAYLTVHHYGRVRYAEPTVLETSCSVNIAKFPFDYQACSLTLTSWALPSDKLDILTARPQESLTADISAYFVSTGEWMLSKIDISKRSEDFSQLVVDDATPAYSVVMHHLGNEVLSDTKHVKKLFMNPRLKVEDVAPDRTTKAYWSDVQYTYTFKRNSSLHMQSMLFPALLLVTISILGFYLPPDSGERIGLQITILLTFMVFLLTVRDMFPASTGPYLGVYYVYCMTLLGCNIFMTVLILRLHYFSESIFGQTDAPLPLWVRICLTLCGKSFAYHHKKQIVKENSNLSKETELRSLFLRNVEEAIFRLKLIIWQQKTPPSSQKDNSVVSTEPNDRLPPHGYDSFKKLPLPQSGFILNGESDDGCLRATDNVLEEQYSCKTQNEDIQSKEKQSDSSNSTQVKPDRDLSENQGKITNCANDVFRKSISQDIDKLFLRLYIILITLGHATILLIALLS from the exons ATgacaaatgtcaaaatattcgCAATTTTTCTGAGTCTTCTAAGTTTTGTAGCCCATTTTGTTTCGAGCAAGACAGCTTCGAAAGCTGGAATTGCAACAGTATCAAAG GCCACAAGCTCTGCCACCTCTGAAATTAGAAGTTCTCAAAAAATTGCATCCACGGTAGCTGAAACTTACTCCAGTGTAAACGGCTCCAGTGACGCAACGGCAAGACTGAAAACTTACCTGCTTTCAGTTATCG GCTATGACAAATCTTTGAGACCAGTGCGAcatcaaaacaacaaaacatatgTTGAGTACGATTTGACTTACAGACAG GTTTTGGAATTAAATGAGAAGAGTCAGATATTAAAAAGCTTATTTTTCACGAGGATGTCGTGGAatgataacattttaaaatggaATCCGAGCgaatttgaaaacataactCAAA TTCTTCTACCAGCAACCGACGTTTGGATGCCTGATATAGTCTGTTATGAGGAGGTCGGTCAGAAAAGCTACTCTCCTCGAATTGCATATCTTACGGTGCATCATTACGGCCGTGTCAGATATGCAGAACCCACCGTCCTTGAGACGTCATGCAGTGTAAACATTGCGAAATTTCCATTCGATTATCAG GCCTGCTCCTTGACGCTGACGTCCTGGGCGCTTCCAAGTGACAAACTCGACATATTGACCGCCAGGCCACAGGAATCATTAACTGCGGATATTTCAGCTTATTTTGTCAGCACCGGGGAATGGATGCTTTCCAAAATCGACATTTCAAAGCGG TCCGAAGACTTCAGCCAACTGGTAGTCGATGATGCTACTCCTGCGTATTCTGTGGTCATGCACCATTTGGGAAATGAAGTTTTAAGCGACACAAAGCACGTTAAAAAGCTTTTCATGAATCCAAGGTTAAAAGTTGAAGACGTGGCTCCAGACCGAACAACAAAAGCATATTG GTCCGACGTCCAATATACGTACACCTTCAAGAGAAACTCCTCCCTACATATGCAA AGCATGTTGTTTCCTGCTCTTCTGTTGGTGACAATCTCTATCCTTGGTTTTTACCTTCCTCCTGACAGCGGAGAACGCATAGGTCTTCAGATCACCATCCTGCTTACGTTTATG GTATTCCTTCTCACAGTACGAGACATGTTCCCTGCCTCTACTGGGCCGTATTTGGGAGTTTATTACGTTTACTGCATGACGTTGCTTGGCTGTAATATATTCATGACGGTTCTTATACTTCGTTTGCATTACTTCTCG GAATCAATTTTTGGTCAAACTGATGCCCCACTTCCACTGTGGGTGAGGATTTGTCTCACTCTTTGTGGAAAGAGTTTTGCCTATCATCACAAAAAGCAAATTGTGAAAGAAAACTCAAAT TTGTCAAAAGAAACAGAATtaagaagtttgtttttacgGAACGTAGAAGAAGCGATATTTCGACTTAAATTGATCATTTGGCAACAAAAAACGCCACCTTCTTCCCAAAAAGACAACTCGGTAGTTTCTACCGAACCAAATGACAGACTACCACCCCACGGATACGATTCGTTCAAGAAGCTTCCTTTACCACAATCTGGCTTTATTTTGAACGGAGAGAGTGATGATGGTTGCCTTCGTGCTACAg ACAACGTTTTGGAAGAGCAATACAGCTGCAAAACTCAGAATGAAGACATTcaatcaaaagaaaaacagaGCGATTCGTCAAACTCTACTCAAGTTAAACCAGACAGGGATCTGAGTGAAAACCAGGGGAAAATTACAAATTGCGCAAACGACGTTTTTCGCAAATCCATATCTCAAGATATTGACAAACTTTTTCTTCGGTTATACATAATTCTCATCACCTTGGGACATGCCACTATTCTGTTGATAGCTTTACTTTCATAA
- the LOC143460390 gene encoding uncharacterized protein LOC143460390 isoform X3 has translation MKYYILTVCSLVFFCTNWTTSEQSTDSSPHLLLSASTSDLKQPGTDPVKEEEFSGSSEPDYDQCNHEDLNITVAKNWPAELLCHDRFNFYEEYDSFSFQCKIFDTNSQLLHEYSATYDYYYYSVTESTSNGTFHIEGITEPSYYRLQLTKEDGSKCEAKNIRLIPVDVENQTHCGDALKSSLENLQHEKLEVQCDRKRQELVCKLPKNIPEVLRSDGYDVTWYRDCDPLPNDMYKNTDYGFSMLELLAQDILPGYYSCRITYRGASIFGTHYQLVSQDTLSDSISLQWESAFNSKQGRTGENVTLECTGVVSDPQITISWKQNKIFQMCDLRYPWRKTNNSCSVSRSEELLTEMNDTDGCNFYKYRYSTTLTIENFQPEDAASYQCIVYPGRESSEKQATIIVENVDDDEQRDHIILIGLAVILFVVLLCGVVMNCFSTELKLVAKKYLASYEKDHRSYTAFLSYSFNKEKDDEGLKPFINDLLQWCEQRMYRVYDERTSDVGGLHYSKISKIISDCYRIIIVLTPCYIKPGTDNRHHFAAQMLRSNYEMGGRRATKHATVF, from the exons ATGAAGtattacattttaactgtGTGCTCTCTTGTGTTCTTTTGTACAAATTGGACGACTTCAGAGCAAAGTACAG ACTCTTCACCACACCTCCTGTTAAGTGCTTCGACTTCTGATTTGAAGCAACCTGGAACAGATCCTGTGAAGGAAGAAGAGTTTTCAG GGTCGTCGGAACCGGACTATGACCAATGCAATCATGAAGATTTGAACATCACCGTGGCTAAAAATTGGCCTGCTGAACTGCTATGCCATGACCGGTTTAACTTCTACGAAGAATACGattcattttcttttcaa TGCAAAATCTTCGACACAAACTCTCAACTATTGCACGAGTATTCAGCGACCTACGACTATTACTACTACTCTGTCACAGAATCAACTTCGAATGGAACGTTCCATATAGAGGGCATAACGGAGCCTTCGTATTATCGTTTGCAATTG ACTAAAGAAGACGGTTCAAAGTGCGAAGCTAAAAATATTCGTCTGATTCCTGTGGATGTGGAAAACCAGACACACTGTGGCGATGCCTTGAAATCATCGTTGGAAAATTTGCAGCATGAAAAACTAGAAGTCCAATGTGATCGGAAGAGGCAGGAATTAGTCTGCAAAC TGCCCAAAAACATTCCAGAAGTTTTACGTAGCGACGGGTATGACGTAACTTGGTATCGAGACTGTGACCCCCTCCCCAATGACATGTACAAAAATACCGATTACGGATTTtccatgctcgag TTACTCGCTCAAGATATTTTACCCGGGTATTATTCATGTCGAATAACCTACCGAGGAGCATCGATATTCGGCACACATTATCAATTGGTGTCGCAAG ATACACTTAGTGACTCTATAAGTCTGCAATGGGAGTCTGCTTTTAACAGCAAGCAGGGGAGGACCGGTGAAAATGTGACTTTGGAATGCACGGGGGTTGTCAGTGATCCCCAAATTACCATCTCATGGAAACagaataaaat ATTTCAGATGTGCGATCTGCGATATCCGTGGCggaaaacaaacaacagttGTTCAGT TTCAAGGTCGGAGGAACTTCTTACTGAAATGAACGACACTGACGGCTGTAACTTTTACAAGTACCGATATTCAACAACGTTGACCATCGA GAATTTTCAACCCGAAGACGCGGCGAGCTACCAATGCATAGTTTATCCTGGCCGGGAAAGTTCTGAAAAACAAGCGACCATTATTGTGGAGAATGTGGACGATGACGAACAAAGAGATCACATCATTTTAATTGGACTTGCGG TGATACTGTTTGTTGTGTTGTTGTGTGGAGTTGTGATGAACTGTTTCTCAACCGAACTGAAGCTTGTGGCGAAAAAATATTTGGCAAGCTATGAAAAAG ATCATCGTTCTTACACCGCGTTCCTCTCTTATTCGTTTAACAAAGAAAAGGACGATGAAGGATTAAAACCATTCATCAACGATCTGCTGCAATGGTGCGAACAAAGAATGTACAGAGTGTATGACGAACGGACGAGCGATGTTGGAG GACTCCACTACAGCAAGATAAGCAAAATCATCTCAGACTGCTATCGCATCATTATTGTCTTGACGCCCTGCTATATTAAGCCAGGTACAGACAACAGACACCACTTCGCTGCACAAATG TTAAGAAGCAATTACGAGATGGGAGGGCGGCGGGCGACCAAACATGCAACAGTCTTTTGA